GCCGAAGATGCCACTGCAAATGACAGTGGCACCTTGCGGATGTCCGCACACATGGTCGCCAACTGATCAGGCGAAAACTCAAAACTCGTGCCCTGGGATAAATCGGTCGCCAGCACGATCAGGTCTGCATGCGGGTTGCGATATAAGTCATCGTAGGTTTTGCCCTCATAGAGCATATCCAGTTTCTGGGCCAGCACATGGCCACGGCCGACCGCAGGCGAGACCGCAGCGGCAAAATTTGCGGACTGAATATGGCGGACACCAGACTCTGCTGGAAATCCTTGTACAGATATTCGTTTTTAAACGCGGGAAAGGTCTTGCTGCCATTGAGCGCATAATAGGCAGCCACAATGCTGCCTCCCGATACGCCACGCACCACATCAACCTGGCTGAGCAGCGTTTGGGTCTGGCCGTTCCAGCGGATTTGCGTGTCGGCCAATTCCTTGAGCACCCCATAGCCGAATGCGGCTGCGCGCGCCCCGCCCCCGGAAATGCTGACAATGATAACAAAGGAAGGATCGGTCCTCTCGGTCAGCCGCGCCGTGTCAACGCCGGTATCAGGGGTACCCGGCGGCAGTGGCGGATTGCGCCATGGCGTAAGCGACGAGCAGGCCGAAAGCGCCGACAGTAATACGATGAAGACAAGTTTATGAATCCGCATGGCAGCCTATTTATGCGCAATGGTCCAGCCCGATACCATCAGACCCATACCGGCAAGCGCCAGCAGCAGACCGGTCCACTCCAGCCCCGATAATGAACTGCGGTCGACCAGATTGAGCCAGAGCACCGAGACCACCACATAGACTGCGCCATACGCCGCATAAACTCGGCCCGTGGCCACCGGATGCAGGGTCAGCAGCCAGGCAAACAGGATCAGCGACGCCAGGGATGCGAGCAACACCCACCCATTGCCATCACGGCGCAACCAGAAATAGAACAGATAGCAGCCGGCGATTTCCGCAATGGCAGTCAACGTGAACAGAAAAAAAACTCGCAGCACAACCGTCCCCACATGGATTCGAAACTGTGCTGATCATACCGCGTAAAACCGGCTGGCGTCTTAAACCCGCTGGCATTTCAAGTTGCGGCGGCGCCAGTTGCATCACTGCGCGCGTCCGCAAGCAGCAGGCCAGCAATGGCCTGGGTAACATCAGTCACCATGACATCAGGCCTGCTTCTATTTAATCACACCGCATACCATGCGCCCGCCCCCGCCGCCGAGTGGTTTGGGATGGTCTGAATAGTTATCGCCGCCTTCATGAATCATGAGTGCATGCTGCTGCACATCGGACAAGGCTTTGAGCCTTGGAGCCAACACCGGGTATGTCGATGTGCCATCGGCGGCGACAACCAGTCCCGGCAGGTCACCCAAATGGCCCTGCTCACTATATGGTCCTTCATGCTTGCCCGTTTTCTTCGGATCCAAATGGCCACCGGCAGCCTGGGCCGGCACCGTTTTGCCGTCTTTTTCAGCAGCATCACAACTGGCATTCTCGTGAACGTGAAAACCGTGCACGCCAGGCGCAAGTCCTTTGAGATCAGGCGTCAAGAGCAAACCAAAAGGGGTCTCGCTGATGGTCACCTCGCCCATTGCCTTGCCCGTTCCCGACGTAGTGGCCTCATTCATAGTCACTTTCAGTTCGGCCGCACCTGCTGTGGATATCATTCCTGTACATAACATGCCTGCCAGTAACAATTT
Above is a window of Advenella kashmirensis WT001 DNA encoding:
- a CDS encoding YnfA family protein — its product is MLRVFFLFTLTAIAEIAGCYLFYFWLRRDGNGWVLLASLASLILFAWLLTLHPVATGRVYAAYGAVYVVVSVLWLNLVDRSSLSGLEWTGLLLALAGMGLMVSGWTIAHK
- a CDS encoding patatin-like phospholipase family protein, yielding MRIHKLVFIVLLSALSACSSLTPWRNPPLPPGTPDTGVDTARLTERTDPSFVIIVSISGGGARAAAFGYGVLKELADTQIRWNGQTQTLLSQVDVVRGVSGGSIVAAYYALNGSKTFPAFKNEYLYKDFQQSLVSAIFSPQILPLRSRLRSAVAMCWPRNWICSMRAKPTMTYIATRMQT
- the sodC gene encoding superoxide dismutase family protein; the protein is MKLEKLLLAGMLCTGMISTAGAAELKVTMNEATTSGTGKAMGEVTISETPFGLLLTPDLKGLAPGVHGFHVHENASCDAAEKDGKTVPAQAAGGHLDPKKTGKHEGPYSEQGHLGDLPGLVVAADGTSTYPVLAPRLKALSDVQQHALMIHEGGDNYSDHPKPLGGGGGRMVCGVIK